AAGGTGGTAAAGTTGATCTGACGGTAAAGTGTTGAGAAAATATCTTCGATTTTACTCGCGTACAAAGAGCGTTTTTCGCTCGCACTTAAATTATCTTTGATCGCATCAAAAATAAGCATCTCCGCAAACACCGAAGCGGTTTCGGAGGTCGTCAAAGGCGTGTCACTTCCAAGGTAGCCAACACCGCGTGAAAGGTATTGATGAATCGCGTGCCCTAACTCATGCGCCAAGGTAAAAAGATCGCGTCTGGTGTCCGTGTGATTGAGAAGCACGTAGGGATGGGTCGAAGGCGTTGCTGGATGCGAAAAAGCGCCCCCTCGTTTTTTATCTTTAGGAAATACGTCGATCCACCCTTTTTCGAACGCCATTGAGGCAATTTCATGAAATTTTGGATTGAATTTCGCAAAAGCATCAAGAACGATCGCTTTGGATGTTTCAAAATCAAACGAAGCACTTGACGCTTCAAGTGGTGCGTAACGATCGTACTCATAGAGCTCATCAAGCCCCAAAAGTTTTGCTTTTTGCACGTAATACTCTTGCACCAAGGAAAAACTGCTCTCTGCACTTTTAATCAGAGCATCGACACTTTTTTGGGTGATTTTATTGTCCATATGGCGTGGTTGTTCAGCATTTTTGTAGCCGCGAAGTTCGCAATCACTCGCAAGATCGGTTTTAATCATGTTGAAAATATACGCAAGAAGCGGTTGATGCGGTTTGAGTCCTTTGGTAAACGCACTCGCTGCTTTTTGTCTCACCTCACGGTCACTGTCTTGAAGTTTGCTCAAAATCTCCTCTTCCGAGAGTTTTTGCCCTTCATACGAAAATTTGAGGCGACTGAAATGCTCATCAAAAAGGCGGCTAAACGCCGAAGCGGACGTCATATCTTTTTTAAGTAAAATGCGTTCCTCTTTTTGACTGAGTTGATACGGTTTTTCTTCAACCAATGATTCTAAATAGTAGGTGTACATCGGAGCAGAAGCGATCAACTCTTCTTGTTTTGGTTTGGAAAGTTTGTTAAATTCAA
Above is a genomic segment from Sulfurospirillum halorespirans DSM 13726 containing:
- a CDS encoding M3 family oligoendopeptidase, which translates into the protein MLNWDLSALYENETLLEADLKDAASRAKSLESVCKGKLKELHVNEFLESIREYESINEKLGRIMTYAFLKFATNSDNGGFYAKYQQAHSNIAENLLFFELEFNKLSKPKQEELIASAPMYTYYLESLVEEKPYQLSQKEERILLKKDMTSASAFSRLFDEHFSRLKFSYEGQKLSEEEILSKLQDSDREVRQKAASAFTKGLKPHQPLLAYIFNMIKTDLASDCELRGYKNAEQPRHMDNKITQKSVDALIKSAESSFSLVQEYYVQKAKLLGLDELYEYDRYAPLEASSASFDFETSKAIVLDAFAKFNPKFHEIASMAFEKGWIDVFPKDKKRGGAFSHPATPSTHPYVLLNHTDTRRDLFTLAHELGHAIHQYLSRGVGYLGSDTPLTTSETASVFAEMLIFDAIKDNLSASEKRSLYASKIEDIFSTLYRQINFTTFERKVHAHEGELDLETFNQYWMQESQKMFGKSITLSKDYALWWSYIPHFIHSPFYCYAYSYGQLLVLALYGLYKKSDKALFVQNYTAFLSAGGSQSPKELIKKFGFDIEDEGFWQLGIGEIESILAEFKGMCDA